From a region of the Corallococcus coralloides DSM 2259 genome:
- a CDS encoding phage late control D family protein, producing the protein MADGTHSDNKLRSARPTLRVDGREQAELAAGLLELSIIETAQGMYRCEATFGNWGPRDGGTGFLYFDRALLDFGKPFEVRLGTTDVLFEGRILALEADYPESAPPTLTVLAEDRLQDLRMTRRTNTYADVSDADVLRQVASKHGLTPDLNVSGPTHKVLAQVNQSDLAFLRERCRAVDVELWVEGRTLKAKKRGARSSGEALKLGRGNELTSFTVLADLAHQRSAVTVSGWSVQDKDAVTHEAGPSALGAELGNDESGASLLSSKLAERKEAVVHAVPLGSQEAQARAEGLFRQMARRFVVGRGTAQTDARLRVGTRVELLGLGPLFSGKYHLAEVKHLFDGTRGLRTEFLAERVGLGRAS; encoded by the coding sequence ATGGCCGACGGAACCCACAGCGACAACAAGCTCCGCTCCGCCCGCCCCACCCTGCGGGTGGACGGACGTGAGCAGGCCGAGCTCGCCGCCGGCCTGCTGGAGCTGTCCATCATCGAGACGGCCCAGGGGATGTACCGGTGCGAGGCCACCTTCGGCAACTGGGGCCCCCGGGACGGTGGGACGGGCTTCCTCTACTTCGACCGCGCCCTGCTCGACTTCGGCAAGCCCTTCGAGGTGCGGCTGGGCACCACCGACGTCCTCTTCGAGGGCCGCATCCTGGCGCTGGAGGCGGACTATCCGGAGAGCGCGCCGCCCACGCTGACCGTGCTCGCGGAGGACCGGCTCCAGGATTTGAGGATGACGCGGCGGACGAACACGTACGCGGACGTGAGCGACGCGGACGTGCTGAGGCAGGTGGCCAGCAAGCATGGGCTGACGCCGGACCTGAATGTGTCCGGGCCCACACACAAGGTGCTGGCGCAGGTGAACCAGAGCGACCTGGCCTTCCTGCGGGAGCGCTGCCGCGCGGTGGACGTGGAGCTGTGGGTGGAGGGGCGCACCCTGAAGGCGAAGAAGCGCGGAGCTCGCTCCAGCGGCGAGGCGCTGAAGCTGGGGCGCGGCAATGAGCTGACGTCCTTCACCGTGCTGGCGGACCTGGCCCACCAGCGCTCCGCGGTGACGGTGAGCGGCTGGAGCGTGCAGGACAAGGACGCCGTGACTCACGAGGCCGGCCCGTCCGCGCTGGGAGCGGAGCTGGGCAATGACGAGAGCGGCGCGAGCCTGCTGTCCTCCAAGCTGGCCGAGCGCAAGGAGGCGGTGGTCCACGCCGTGCCGCTGGGCAGTCAGGAGGCTCAGGCCCGGGCGGAAGGACTGTTCCGTCAGATGGCCCGGCGCTTCGTGGTGGGACGTGGCACCGCGCAGACGGACGCGCGGCTGCGCGTGGGCACACGGGTGGAGCTGCTGGGGCTGGGGCCCCTGTTCAGCGGCAAGTACCACCTGGCCGAGGTGAAGCACCTGTTCGACGGCACGCGCGGCCTGCGCACCGAGTTCCTGGCGGAGCGGGTCGGCCTGGGGAGGGCTTCATGA
- a CDS encoding baseplate J/gp47 family protein, whose product MPLTLPNIDDRKYQQLLDEALSRIPVHNPEWTNFNKADPGVTLLELFSFLTESLLYRANQIPERNRLKFLQLLGVPLQPASSAKGLVAFRNERGGPPQTLTLTDGVEVRAGNVPFRTERGLDVLPVQAAVFYKRSVAPEKRVKEYYQELYASFTATTLPPAPPGELQFYETTPFSPRGTEPLDLNTQTLDRALWVALLLRPADLKSSPTRKDALKQIRELLKGQVLTVGLAPAGDTGGRELVPNGQARPEGSAVLQFQIPRLPPGGMLPDTADRNASWRTLATAEVPAEPVVVDVPLPSSEDELGQWSNLDPLEAGTRDFPPSLDDEELDNRVITWLRITSSAPVSVKLLWAGINAAPVTQREHVTGELLPQGTGEPDQVVKLARAPVLPGTVRLTVTVKDTSEPWSQIDDLMSAGPEVAVPDPRLPPKTPASTNTRVKVFRLDAEAGELRFGDGAHGARPPLGATLRAEYDHGVGSAGNVGSGMVTSGPALPPGIQVENPLPTWGGADAEDVKQGERSIARYLQHRDRLVTAQDFEALTLRTPGVAVGRVEVLPAFHPALSPNEPGDAPGAVTVMAIPRFEPDPAQTQGADAFLDAVACWLAPRRLVTTEIFVRRPQYKPLWVTVGLEVVAGMSQAVVREAVKAALTAFLSPLPPKDVDLLEPTVSLAGAPGTPRRQRGWPLRKAVVSLELAAVAGRVEGVALVRGVGLGLATGAAQDQVPMTALQLPRLAGISVAVGDPPSLDELRGTGPVATGAQRPFVSVPVVPEECR is encoded by the coding sequence TTGCCACTCACCCTCCCCAACATCGACGACCGGAAGTACCAGCAGCTGCTGGACGAGGCGTTGTCGCGCATCCCCGTCCACAACCCCGAGTGGACCAACTTCAACAAAGCCGACCCGGGGGTCACCCTGCTGGAGCTGTTCTCCTTCCTCACGGAGAGCCTGCTCTACCGCGCCAACCAGATACCGGAGCGCAACCGGCTCAAGTTCCTCCAGCTGCTGGGCGTCCCCTTGCAGCCGGCGTCGTCCGCGAAGGGGCTGGTGGCCTTCCGCAATGAGCGCGGGGGCCCGCCCCAGACACTGACGCTGACGGACGGCGTGGAGGTGCGCGCCGGCAACGTGCCCTTCCGCACCGAGCGGGGCCTGGACGTCCTGCCGGTGCAGGCCGCCGTCTTCTACAAGCGGAGCGTGGCGCCCGAAAAGCGTGTGAAGGAGTACTACCAGGAGCTGTACGCGTCCTTCACCGCCACCACGCTCCCGCCGGCGCCGCCGGGGGAGCTCCAGTTCTACGAGACGACGCCCTTCTCGCCTCGCGGCACCGAGCCGCTCGACCTGAACACGCAGACGCTGGACCGGGCGCTGTGGGTGGCGCTGCTGCTACGGCCCGCGGACCTGAAGTCGTCACCGACGCGGAAGGACGCGCTGAAGCAGATCCGCGAGCTGTTGAAGGGCCAGGTGCTGACGGTGGGGCTCGCGCCCGCGGGAGACACCGGGGGGCGCGAGCTGGTACCCAATGGACAGGCGCGGCCGGAGGGCTCGGCGGTGCTCCAGTTCCAGATCCCCCGGCTGCCGCCGGGCGGCATGCTCCCGGACACCGCGGACCGCAACGCGAGCTGGCGCACGCTGGCCACCGCCGAGGTGCCCGCGGAGCCGGTGGTGGTGGACGTCCCGCTGCCCTCCAGCGAGGACGAGCTGGGGCAGTGGTCGAACCTGGACCCGCTGGAGGCGGGCACGCGCGACTTCCCTCCCTCGCTGGACGACGAGGAGCTGGACAACCGGGTCATCACCTGGCTGCGCATCACCTCCTCCGCGCCCGTGTCCGTGAAGCTGCTGTGGGCCGGCATCAACGCCGCGCCGGTGACACAGCGCGAGCACGTGACGGGCGAACTGCTGCCCCAGGGCACCGGCGAGCCGGACCAGGTGGTGAAGCTGGCCCGTGCCCCCGTGCTGCCGGGGACGGTGAGGCTCACCGTCACCGTCAAGGACACGTCCGAGCCCTGGTCGCAGATTGACGATCTGATGAGCGCCGGGCCCGAGGTGGCGGTGCCGGACCCGCGCCTTCCGCCGAAAACGCCCGCGTCCACCAACACGCGGGTGAAGGTATTCCGCCTGGACGCCGAGGCCGGGGAGCTGCGCTTCGGCGACGGGGCACACGGTGCCCGGCCGCCTCTCGGAGCCACCCTGCGCGCGGAGTATGACCATGGCGTGGGCAGCGCCGGCAACGTGGGCTCGGGCATGGTGACGAGCGGCCCGGCGCTGCCTCCGGGCATCCAGGTGGAGAACCCGCTGCCCACCTGGGGCGGTGCGGACGCGGAGGACGTGAAGCAGGGAGAGCGGAGCATTGCCCGCTACCTCCAGCACCGGGACCGGCTGGTGACGGCGCAGGACTTCGAGGCGCTCACCCTGCGCACCCCCGGCGTGGCCGTGGGCCGCGTGGAGGTGCTGCCCGCCTTCCACCCCGCCCTGTCGCCCAACGAGCCCGGCGACGCGCCCGGCGCGGTGACGGTGATGGCCATTCCGCGCTTCGAGCCGGACCCGGCGCAGACGCAGGGCGCGGACGCGTTCCTGGACGCCGTCGCCTGCTGGCTGGCGCCCCGGCGGCTGGTGACGACGGAAATCTTCGTGCGCCGCCCCCAGTACAAGCCCCTCTGGGTGACGGTGGGCCTGGAGGTGGTGGCCGGCATGTCCCAGGCGGTGGTGCGCGAGGCGGTGAAGGCCGCCCTCACCGCCTTCCTGTCGCCGCTGCCCCCCAAGGACGTGGACCTGCTGGAGCCCACCGTGTCGCTGGCCGGCGCGCCGGGGACCCCGCGGCGTCAGCGGGGCTGGCCGCTGCGCAAGGCCGTGGTGTCGCTGGAGCTGGCGGCGGTGGCTGGCCGCGTGGAGGGAGTGGCCCTGGTGCGCGGGGTGGGCCTGGGACTGGCCACGGGCGCCGCGCAGGACCAGGTACCGATGACGGCCCTGCAGCTGCCCCGGCTGGCCGGCATCTCCGTGGCCGTGGGGGACCCGCCGTCCCTGGACGAGCTGCGCGGCACCGGCCCCGTGGCCACCGGCGCGCAGCGGCCCTTCGTGTCCGTGCCCGTCGTGCCCGAGGAGTGCCGGTAG
- a CDS encoding GPW/gp25 family protein, producing the protein MQWSEGERNVRESIQVILATAPRERILLPEFGAGLERFLFEPNTVTTRSQIAERITRALGVWEPRISVESVSVEADPEDARAATVTLAYKLVATGARERLGLNIALAG; encoded by the coding sequence GTGCAATGGTCCGAGGGCGAGCGCAACGTGCGCGAGTCCATCCAGGTCATCCTGGCCACGGCGCCGCGCGAGCGCATCCTCCTGCCGGAGTTCGGCGCGGGGCTGGAGCGCTTCCTCTTCGAGCCGAACACCGTGACGACACGGTCCCAGATCGCCGAGCGGATCACGCGTGCCCTGGGAGTGTGGGAGCCGCGCATCTCCGTGGAGTCGGTGAGCGTGGAGGCGGACCCGGAGGACGCACGGGCCGCCACCGTGACCCTTGCCTACAAGCTCGTCGCCACCGGGGCGCGCGAGCGGCTCGGCCTGAACATCGCGCTCGCGGGGTAA
- a CDS encoding phage tail protein: MANPQDETVIAPFTAFAFAVEIDIPGVSPKACSAAFSECDGLEMTMDVKTIREGGNNGRQIRLTGALGFGQLTLKRGMTANDDLWRWFEAMRTRPRLRASMEVVVFAPGSQLRERARFVLSRCLPVKLKAPPLNAKDGMVAIEELQIAYESLSRKTVSEGGA, encoded by the coding sequence ATGGCCAACCCACAGGACGAGACGGTCATCGCCCCGTTCACCGCGTTCGCCTTCGCGGTGGAGATAGACATCCCCGGCGTCAGCCCCAAGGCGTGCAGCGCGGCCTTCTCCGAGTGCGATGGCCTGGAGATGACCATGGACGTGAAGACAATCCGCGAGGGAGGCAACAACGGCCGGCAGATCCGCCTGACCGGCGCGCTCGGCTTCGGCCAGCTCACGCTCAAGCGCGGCATGACAGCCAACGATGATCTGTGGAGGTGGTTCGAGGCGATGCGCACACGCCCCCGCCTGCGCGCCAGCATGGAGGTGGTGGTGTTCGCCCCCGGATCCCAGCTGCGCGAGCGCGCCCGCTTCGTCCTGTCGCGCTGCCTGCCGGTGAAGCTGAAGGCGCCGCCGCTCAACGCCAAGGACGGCATGGTGGCGATTGAAGAGCTGCAGATTGCCTACGAGTCACTCAGCCGCAAGACGGTGTCCGAGGGAGGCGCCTAG
- a CDS encoding collagen-like protein, which produces MTSFTSTSVPRAADDPTKHVNFVQGMVLGVDDFNQEFAWLSERDRWLARDQLGYGTAWGLAVTSGLGTRGPEVRVSPGVALTPRGQLARVTPAQCASLNDWLLAKENRAGVEENVTGSQRLRLWVVLCYRECRTDPVPIPGEPCRSEEDSMAPSRVTDNFRLELRLSRPAQPEEDAVRDFVRWMRSHIEVAKDAPTSVSMEDFLKAIRDAVATGSPPTSPPSPNSPLDPMVDASPPGPFFILKEDMERYLRAALRLWVTELRALWRPNWLGESHGCTAPVTPEPPGPGDCVMLAELEVALVKSGVAGDWQVDDAADAIRILEEDRPYLLHLRMLQELLVSGVTGATGPEGPQGPQGIQGPQGIQGPEGQGGEAADVVRHPPELPEYFIVAAGILSAAPGNPPNDTYNRLRAFNLAEGHVGFTFDGYSLSPEKHQYIVKAMLVFNAEFAHLGPVTFGGLKQDHFLLNVFDPKAGGPVGVDALRQLRFVIEVSQYFLKKEG; this is translated from the coding sequence ATGACCTCCTTCACTTCCACGTCAGTCCCCCGCGCCGCCGACGACCCCACGAAGCACGTCAACTTCGTGCAGGGCATGGTGCTGGGCGTAGACGACTTCAACCAGGAGTTCGCCTGGCTGTCCGAGCGGGACAGGTGGCTCGCTCGGGACCAGCTCGGCTACGGCACGGCCTGGGGCCTGGCGGTGACCTCCGGCCTGGGAACCCGGGGCCCGGAGGTGCGGGTGTCGCCCGGAGTGGCGCTCACCCCGCGCGGCCAGCTGGCGCGCGTGACACCCGCGCAGTGCGCGTCGCTGAATGACTGGCTGTTGGCGAAGGAGAACCGCGCGGGGGTGGAGGAGAACGTCACCGGGTCGCAGCGGCTGCGGCTGTGGGTGGTGCTCTGCTACCGCGAGTGCCGCACGGACCCGGTGCCCATCCCCGGAGAGCCGTGCCGCAGTGAGGAAGACTCCATGGCGCCCTCGCGCGTCACGGACAACTTCCGGCTGGAACTGCGCCTGTCTCGCCCCGCGCAGCCGGAAGAGGACGCCGTCCGCGACTTCGTGCGCTGGATGCGGAGTCACATCGAGGTCGCCAAGGACGCGCCCACCTCCGTGTCCATGGAAGACTTCCTCAAGGCCATCCGCGACGCGGTGGCGACGGGCTCACCGCCCACGTCGCCCCCCTCCCCGAACAGCCCGCTGGACCCGATGGTGGATGCGTCCCCGCCCGGGCCATTCTTCATCCTCAAGGAGGACATGGAGCGGTACCTGCGCGCCGCCCTGCGGCTGTGGGTGACGGAGCTGCGCGCGCTGTGGCGGCCCAACTGGCTGGGCGAGTCGCACGGCTGCACCGCTCCCGTCACGCCGGAGCCCCCGGGCCCGGGCGACTGCGTGATGCTGGCCGAGTTGGAGGTCGCCCTGGTGAAGTCCGGAGTCGCCGGCGACTGGCAGGTGGATGACGCCGCCGACGCCATCCGCATCCTCGAGGAGGACCGGCCCTACCTGCTCCACCTGCGGATGCTCCAGGAGTTGCTGGTGAGCGGAGTCACCGGCGCGACCGGGCCCGAGGGACCGCAAGGGCCACAAGGGATTCAGGGGCCACAGGGGATTCAGGGGCCCGAGGGTCAAGGGGGCGAGGCCGCGGACGTCGTGCGGCACCCGCCCGAGCTCCCCGAATACTTCATCGTCGCGGCGGGCATCCTCTCGGCGGCCCCGGGCAACCCTCCCAACGACACGTACAACCGACTCAGAGCCTTCAATCTCGCCGAAGGGCATGTGGGCTTCACCTTCGACGGCTACTCCCTGTCGCCGGAGAAGCACCAGTACATCGTCAAGGCGATGCTGGTCTTCAACGCCGAGTTCGCCCACCTGGGCCCCGTCACCTTCGGCGGGCTCAAGCAAGACCACTTCCTTCTGAACGTCTTCGATCCCAAAGCGGGCGGGCCGGTGGGGGTGGACGCCCTCAGGCAGCTCCGGTTCGTCATCGAGGTCAGCCAGTACTTCCTCAAGAAGGAGGGATAG
- a CDS encoding phage baseplate assembly protein V: MMDGSAWELAADERVPGGLGGRFYGLYPARVTDIKDPDSQGRVKVALPWATDAAGGGHYEAWARLATLMGGNKRGSWFVPDMEDEVLVGFEAGDPRRPYVVGSLWNGKDAPPESMDGAGKNAKKVLRSRNGVVITLDDTDGKETLTLETPGGQKVTLKDGPGSIEAQDSNGNSLKMESSGITVTASAKVTINASTAEISAGMLTVSAGMSKFSGVVQADTVITNSVVSTSYTPGAGNVW, from the coding sequence ATGATGGACGGCTCGGCGTGGGAGCTGGCGGCGGACGAGCGCGTGCCCGGAGGACTCGGCGGCCGGTTCTATGGCCTGTATCCGGCGCGCGTCACCGACATCAAGGACCCGGACAGCCAGGGCCGCGTGAAGGTGGCGCTGCCGTGGGCCACCGACGCGGCGGGCGGCGGACACTATGAGGCCTGGGCCCGGCTGGCCACGCTGATGGGCGGCAACAAACGCGGCTCGTGGTTCGTGCCCGACATGGAGGACGAAGTGCTCGTGGGCTTCGAGGCTGGCGACCCCCGGCGCCCCTACGTGGTGGGCTCGCTGTGGAACGGAAAGGACGCGCCGCCGGAGAGCATGGACGGCGCGGGGAAGAACGCGAAGAAGGTGCTGCGCTCGCGCAATGGCGTCGTCATCACCCTGGACGACACGGACGGCAAGGAGACGCTCACCCTGGAGACGCCCGGCGGTCAGAAGGTGACGCTCAAGGACGGGCCCGGCTCCATCGAGGCGCAGGACAGCAATGGCAACTCGCTGAAGATGGAGTCCAGCGGCATCACCGTGACGGCCTCGGCGAAGGTCACCATCAACGCCAGCACCGCCGAGATCTCCGCCGGCATGCTCACCGTCAGCGCGGGCATGTCCAAGTTCAGCGGCGTGGTGCAGGCCGACACCGTCATCACCAACAGCGTCGTCAGCACGTCGTACACGCCGGGCGCGGGGAACGTCTGGTGA
- a CDS encoding phage tail protein, whose product MDANGSRFHLLLGRDDWGRCTHVTGRSLSEAWADASGTGADVAWDALRAEVSLRAELFRFIAAPRDVAPKLEDRRGAARDRYKSFYWIDRDGLTVKVLSSGSRLTSTFWPAAPSEAREPVPGGFGPTVAPPTPAEVPLGGLGITSHHYLLVGTLAPEPGLRVFDLHSGGPPVRHPWPASVPFAPWDIAATPDGGAVVLDRTNRRLWRLDAELRVVRLGGETVLAEEVVESFQPADGGPQRRVPAITFPQPVSLDASLPLDAADPISVEVLPDGRVLVLDRGDASCFLGVYRDGQPEGAPLPLKVEGILQGAGPEQDFVLVPHDMALVPGTKDRPHRVLVVGRDGNQAFPFDLHVGAGGVLSAVPQSKYLPMRLFGGKALIGAGDCAFYDFADTFVPLKGQRRPRYVRDATLRTPVFDGRAPDCVWHRLMLDASIPPGARVTVRTRAANELADLEAAPFIEEPTLYKRGGGSELPYVAGAIGEHRGTFEVLFQRARGRYAQLELTLHGGGATTPRLHALRAWYPRFSYLSQYLPGVYRQDVESASFLDRFLANVEGLFTSIEDRIAAAQVLFDARSAPPEALDWLASWFAVAMDPAWDDKRRRLFLRHTLDFFQWRGTPRGLIMALRVALDEYPDDTLFTQEKEPTHARYRIVERFRSARTPFIAPPQPPVAHGIHAVAAATSRRWEPSQGRAQLLDRYRAGLDAAGVTATVESFPLREPAEAAVSAVWRSFCMEALGFIPAAAAADTPVWRAFLMRRYRGITALNLAHVTRLEDFTQASLPLRLPDDGPAQADWYHFETVVLPVRAASHRFTVVLPVPKGSAAEEQRTRLEQAMRVVAVEKPAHTVFDVKFYWAMFRVGEARLGVDTQIDLGSRAPELMPAMQLGREYLAESHLTPSPPQDARDRHILGRDALGRRESHGSDTP is encoded by the coding sequence ATGGACGCCAACGGCTCCCGCTTCCACCTGCTGCTCGGCCGCGACGACTGGGGCCGCTGCACCCACGTCACGGGGCGGTCCCTGTCCGAGGCGTGGGCCGATGCGTCCGGCACCGGCGCGGACGTGGCATGGGATGCCCTGCGCGCGGAGGTGTCCCTGCGCGCGGAGCTGTTCCGCTTCATCGCCGCGCCCCGCGACGTGGCTCCGAAGCTGGAGGACCGGCGCGGAGCCGCGAGGGACCGCTACAAAAGCTTCTACTGGATTGACCGCGACGGGCTCACCGTGAAGGTGCTGTCCAGCGGCTCGCGGCTGACCAGCACCTTCTGGCCGGCGGCGCCGTCCGAGGCCCGTGAGCCGGTGCCCGGCGGCTTCGGCCCCACCGTGGCCCCGCCCACCCCGGCGGAGGTGCCGCTGGGAGGACTGGGAATCACGTCGCACCATTACCTGCTGGTGGGAACGCTGGCGCCCGAGCCCGGGCTGCGGGTGTTCGACCTGCACTCCGGCGGCCCTCCGGTGCGGCACCCCTGGCCCGCGAGCGTGCCCTTCGCGCCATGGGACATCGCGGCCACACCGGACGGCGGCGCGGTGGTGCTGGACCGGACGAACCGCCGCCTGTGGCGCCTGGACGCGGAGCTGCGCGTGGTGCGGCTGGGCGGCGAAACCGTGCTGGCCGAGGAGGTGGTGGAAAGCTTTCAGCCGGCGGATGGCGGCCCCCAGCGGCGCGTGCCCGCCATCACCTTCCCCCAGCCGGTGTCGCTGGACGCGTCCCTGCCGCTGGACGCGGCGGACCCCATTTCCGTGGAGGTGCTGCCGGACGGCCGCGTGCTGGTGCTGGACCGGGGCGACGCCAGCTGCTTCCTCGGCGTGTACCGGGACGGACAGCCCGAGGGCGCGCCGCTGCCGCTGAAGGTGGAGGGCATCCTCCAGGGCGCCGGCCCCGAGCAGGACTTCGTGCTGGTGCCGCATGACATGGCACTGGTGCCCGGAACGAAGGACCGGCCCCACCGCGTGCTCGTCGTGGGCCGCGACGGCAACCAGGCGTTCCCCTTCGACCTCCACGTGGGCGCGGGTGGCGTGCTGTCCGCCGTGCCCCAATCGAAGTACCTGCCGATGCGGCTGTTCGGCGGCAAGGCGCTCATCGGCGCGGGCGACTGCGCCTTCTACGACTTCGCCGACACCTTCGTGCCCCTGAAGGGCCAGCGCCGGCCCCGCTACGTGCGCGACGCCACCCTGCGCACGCCGGTGTTCGACGGCCGCGCGCCCGACTGCGTGTGGCACCGGCTGATGCTGGACGCATCCATTCCTCCCGGCGCTCGCGTCACCGTGCGTACCCGCGCGGCCAACGAGCTCGCGGACCTGGAAGCCGCGCCCTTCATCGAGGAGCCCACGCTGTACAAGCGCGGCGGTGGCTCGGAGCTGCCCTACGTGGCCGGCGCCATCGGCGAGCACCGGGGCACCTTCGAGGTGCTCTTCCAGCGGGCCCGGGGGCGCTACGCGCAGCTGGAGCTGACGCTGCACGGCGGCGGGGCCACCACGCCGCGCCTCCATGCGCTGCGCGCGTGGTACCCGCGCTTCTCGTACCTGTCGCAGTACCTGCCCGGCGTGTACCGGCAGGACGTCGAGTCCGCGAGCTTCCTGGACCGGTTCCTCGCCAACGTGGAGGGGCTGTTCACCTCCATTGAGGACCGCATCGCCGCCGCGCAGGTGCTGTTCGACGCGCGGAGTGCGCCGCCCGAGGCCCTGGACTGGCTGGCGTCCTGGTTCGCCGTGGCCATGGACCCGGCGTGGGACGACAAGCGGCGGCGGTTGTTCCTGCGCCACACGCTGGACTTCTTCCAGTGGAGGGGCACACCGCGCGGGCTCATCATGGCCCTGCGCGTGGCGCTGGACGAGTACCCTGACGACACCCTCTTCACCCAGGAGAAGGAGCCCACCCACGCCCGCTACCGCATCGTCGAGCGCTTCCGCTCCGCGCGCACCCCCTTCATCGCCCCGCCCCAGCCACCCGTGGCGCATGGCATCCACGCCGTCGCCGCCGCCACGTCGCGGCGCTGGGAGCCGTCACAGGGGCGCGCACAGTTGCTGGACCGCTACCGCGCGGGCCTCGATGCGGCGGGAGTGACGGCGACGGTGGAGTCCTTCCCCCTGCGCGAGCCAGCGGAAGCGGCGGTGTCCGCCGTCTGGCGTTCCTTCTGCATGGAGGCGCTGGGCTTCATTCCGGCGGCGGCCGCCGCGGACACGCCGGTGTGGCGCGCGTTCCTGATGCGGCGCTACCGCGGCATCACCGCGCTCAACCTGGCCCACGTGACGAGGCTGGAGGACTTCACGCAGGCCTCGCTGCCGCTGAGGCTGCCGGACGACGGTCCGGCGCAGGCGGACTGGTACCACTTCGAGACGGTGGTGCTGCCGGTGCGCGCGGCGTCCCACCGCTTCACGGTGGTGCTGCCGGTGCCCAAGGGCAGCGCGGCGGAGGAGCAGCGCACGCGGCTGGAGCAGGCGATGCGCGTGGTGGCGGTGGAGAAGCCGGCCCACACCGTGTTCGACGTGAAGTTCTACTGGGCCATGTTCCGCGTCGGCGAAGCCCGCCTGGGCGTGGACACCCAGATCGACCTGGGCAGCCGCGCCCCCGAGCTGATGCCCGCCATGCAGCTCGGCCGCGAGTACCTGGCGGAAAGCCATCTGACCCCGAGCCCCCCACAGGACGCCAGGGACCGGCACATCCTGGGACGCGACGCGCTCGGGCGTCGTGAGTCCCACGGGAGCGACACCCCATGA